The Procambarus clarkii isolate CNS0578487 chromosome 4, FALCON_Pclarkii_2.0, whole genome shotgun sequence genomic sequence ggtgtacaagtggatgaatgggcataacaaaggggatattaattgggtattaaaagtatcaacacaagacaacacgaaacaGTGGATATATATATTGGATGAGTTTACATTTAAGAAAGACCTggctaaatactggttcggtaacagggttgttgatttgtggaaccaattatcgctTAACGTGTTGGAGGTGGGGTGTAAGATTTTCTTCCTCAAAGATTTCCTTGTCACCTCTCACGTTCACCTCACCTCTCTTTGGTTATATATAGACTTCGTCTCCTTcgttcatcacaatcgacttgagaacggtACAGGACAGACCAAAACTTTGTCGCTCCTTCATTGTCtactgtgtggtttggtcaactctgGTCCATCTTGACTAATAtttgtcatctaggatattaaTATCAGGTTAACGGGACTAGTCAGTGGCTTACAAGAAGTTAACGGGTCAGAGGCTTACCAAGAGTCAAGATGAAACTTCTCGGTTCAGGGACGTATGGGACGGTGTCCCTCATGGACTGGGACGGTCAGCCAGCAGCGCTGAAAGTAGCAAAATCTTCAGAGTTTTCCGAGATGTTTGAAAGAGAAGGTAACGTGCTCTCGTTACTGAATGGTGCAGGAGGCGCCCCTTTGTTGTTGCATAGGTCAGTGAATCCACCATCACTTGTGACCACCTATAAAGGCAACCAGACCCTACTTGATGTCTTGAGAAATCCACAGTATGACCTACTTGACGTAGGACTTCAGGTTGGTATAAAGCTAAATGAGATCCATGAAGCCGGCTTAGTACACAATGATATAAAGTGTGATAACATCATGATCCAAGGTCCGCCTCACAAACCAAACATTAGCATAATAGATTTTGGTTTTGCGTCCAAAAACAAGGTCAAAATTTTCCTTGAAGGACACCCTTGTATTCATACAACATATGCCCCCGAAGTCCTTCAGAAAAAGGAAAGTACTTTTGCCTCAGACGTATATTCTTATGGGAAATTAATGTTGGAGATaacgaagctgttacccaagcaacaCCCGTCCCTCGATAAGTTGCTTCGCGAAGCAACACACAAGACCCCAAGGAGGCGCCCAACCCTTCCTATTTTCCTGCGACGCTTAAGGGAATCCATTGACAAAATTTCCACGAAACCGGAAAGTCCCCCCAAAAGCAGGCTACCAGTGCGACATCTGAGAGTGTAAACATCCAACACGGCGAGAAAATGCGACAACGCCGGACAAAACGCGGAGCCCAAGAGGAATCGGCGCACCTTTTAAGTATTATATTCTTGGAATTTATTGCATTTATTAATAAAGTATATCAGTTTTAATTTGTTTTTACTATACTACTACGtttaataatgtgtgtgtgtgttatggatgggaggggggtgtaaTAGGCAAtacataataagaacataagaataaaagaaactgcagaaggccaattggcccatacgaggcagctcctatttataactatcCAATTccgctcataaacatgtccaatccACGTTTGAAGCaatcgaaggaccccacctccaccacgttacgcagtaattggttccacaaatcaacaaccctgttaccaaaccagtatttacccaggtctttcttaaatctaaacattgtttcgtgttctgtattttgttgatacttttaatatccccattgttatgaccattcatccacctgtacacctctatcatgtcacccctaactctttgtctTTCTATAGCAAAGACCTTATTTTTTAATATAGAACCCCAAATTTTAAATGTAGcaactccaataccatgagcctctatatttttaatcagtctttcatgtggtactatCAAAAGCTTTGATAAAGTCAAggaacacaacatcacaaaccttaccactatcttcTTTCTTCCTAGTTGTTGTTCTTAGTAACAAGACCAGgtggtgttcttcagctatatcttgctctgttacgccccatttagattatgcagttcagtttaggTCGCCGTACTAtggaatatatataaattcacttgaacgtgtccggcgtaggatgacaaagttaattccccaaatctttcatatgaagaaagattaacaaagcttaaattgcattcgaaGAGTTGggtgtcatctaggatattatagcaggttatcaTCTACGATAATATAGTAGgttatcatctaggatattatagtaggttatcatctaggatattatagcaggttatgatctaggttgtcatctaggatattatagcaggtttcatctaggatattatagcaggttctcatctaggatattattgcAGGTTATTGTCTAGGATATTATTGCAGGTTATCATCTagattgtcatctaggatattatagcaagTTGTCATCTAGCATATTATAGCAagttgtcatctaggatattatagcagattatcatctaggatattattgcA encodes the following:
- the LOC138370600 gene encoding probable serine/threonine-protein kinase DDB_G0267514 encodes the protein MKLLGSGTYGTVSLMDWDGQPAALKVAKSSEFSEMFEREGNVLSLLNGAGGAPLLLHRSVNPPSLVTTYKGNQTLLDVLRNPQYDLLDVGLQVGIKLNEIHEAGLVHNDIKCDNIMIQGPPHKPNISIIDFGFASKNKVKIFLEGHPCIHTTYAPEVLQKKESTFASDVYSYGKLMLEITKLLPKQHPSLDKLLREATHKTPRRRPTLPIFLRRLRESIDKISTKPESPPKSRLPVRHLRV